The following proteins are encoded in a genomic region of Clostridiales bacterium:
- a CDS encoding carbohydrate ABC transporter permease, protein MTKRRIGITVEYIVLTIVSVISLFPLFWMLMSATNKSTDVLAGRILPGQKLIENMSNLLKTANVGQAMMNSFKYSVLTTVGSVLICSIAGYAFEVYYTKSKNMVFNLLLISMMIPFAATMIPLYTLFGKLNLLNKTLGFALPSLSTVLLIFLFRQSAQSFPKSIIESARLDGAGELRIFLEFFVPITKHTFTAGITVAFMSNWNNYLWPLIIMQSPTSRTMPQLISGLTSGYVTDYGMLMLAVSISILPTVVVFLILQKNFVEGITGAVK, encoded by the coding sequence ATGACAAAGAGAAGAATCGGCATAACCGTAGAATACATCGTTTTGACAATCGTATCGGTGATATCTTTGTTTCCGCTATTCTGGATGCTCATGTCTGCCACAAATAAAAGCACGGATGTTCTTGCAGGGAGAATTTTGCCGGGGCAAAAGCTTATTGAAAACATGAGCAATCTTTTAAAAACAGCCAATGTCGGCCAGGCTATGATGAATTCGTTCAAGTATTCTGTACTTACGACTGTAGGCAGTGTATTGATTTGTTCGATAGCCGGCTATGCCTTTGAGGTTTACTATACAAAATCTAAAAACATGGTATTTAATTTATTGTTGATTTCCATGATGATTCCATTTGCAGCGACGATGATTCCGTTATATACTTTATTCGGAAAGCTCAACCTGTTAAATAAAACCCTGGGATTTGCGCTGCCGTCTTTATCGACAGTTTTATTGATATTTTTGTTCAGGCAAAGCGCGCAGTCATTCCCCAAATCCATCATTGAATCTGCCAGACTCGATGGAGCCGGTGAGCTTCGAATATTTCTGGAGTTTTTCGTGCCAATTACCAAGCATACGTTTACGGCAGGAATTACTGTGGCTTTCATGAGCAACTGGAATAATTATCTATGGCCTTTAATTATCATGCAATCGCCTACAAGCCGTACTATGCCCCAGTTGATCAGCGGTTTGACAAGCGGTTATGTCACGGACTACGGCATGCTGATGCTGGCCGTCAGCATAAGCATATTGCCGACAGTTGTTGTATTTTTGATATTACAGAAAAATTTTGTAGAAGGTATCACAGGTGCCGTAAAATAA